A single window of Enoplosus armatus isolate fEnoArm2 chromosome 22, fEnoArm2.hap1, whole genome shotgun sequence DNA harbors:
- the LOC139305218 gene encoding G-protein coupled receptor 22-like encodes MHTSPVLISAATMSNMTVLDTADPYDLDMTSSEAIYPISFQVSLTGFLFLEIVLGLSSNLTVLVLYCMKQNLISSVSNIITMNLHVVDVLVCVCCIPLTAVVVLLPLAADTAMICCFHEACVSFASVATAANVLAITVDRYDISVRPANRVLTMGRAVALLGSIWALSFFSFLVPFMEVGFFINPGSDIVNQTAVVTVAHTNEYYTELGLYYHLLAQIPIFFFTAVVMLVTYYKILQALNIRIGTRFQHNLPKKKQKSKNTISLSTATQAESTDASQSSTGVRAGGSAPLGMRASVSVIIALRRAVKRHRERRERQKRVFRMSLLIISTFLLCWTPITVLNTIILSTGPSDLTVRLRLGFLVMAYGTTIFHPLLYAFTRQKFQKVLKSKMKKRVVSVVEADPTPNNVVIRNSWIDPRRNKKVTFEDTEARQKCLCLQDAE; translated from the exons ATGCACACATCCCCAGTGCTGATCTCTGCAGCCACCATGAGCAACATGACGGTGCTTGACACTGCTGACCCCTATGACCTTGACATGACCTCCTCCGAGGCCATCTACCCCATCAGCTTCCAG GTGTCTCTGACAGGCTTCCTGTTTTTGGAGATCGTATTGGGCTTGAGCTCAAACCTCACTGTGCTCGTCCTCTATTGTATGAAACAGAACCTCATCAGCTCCGTTTCCAACATAATCACCATGAACCTGCATGTGGTGGATGTGTTG gtgtgtgtgtgctgcatccCACTGACAGCCGTGGTGGTGTTACTTCCTTTGGCGGCGGACACGGCCATGATCTGCTGTTTCCATGAGGCCTGCGTCTCCTTTGCAAGTGTAGCCACGGCTGCTAACGTTCTAGCCATCACTGTGGACCGCTATGACATCTCAGTGCGCCCGGCGAACCGTGTGCTTACGATGGGCCGAGCTGTTGCTTTACTGGGATCCATTTGGGCTCTATCCTTTTTCAGTTTCCTGGTTCCCTTCATGGAAGTAGGGTTCTTCATAAACCCTGGTTCAGACATTGTGAACCAGACTGCAGTGGTCACAGTAGCTCATACAAATGAGTACTACACAGAGCTGGGTTTGTACTATCACCTGCTAGCACAGATCCCTATATTCTTTTTTACAGCTGTGGTAATGCTCGTGACTTACTACAAGATCCTTCAGGCACTTAATATTCGCATTGGAACACGTTTTCAGCACAACCTACctaaaaagaagcaaaaaagcaaaaacactaTCTCTTTGAGCACTGCCACCCAAGCAGAGTCGACTGATGcttcacagagcagcacaggaGTCAGGGCGGGTGGGAGTGCACCTTTGGGCATGCGTGCATCGGTGTCGGTCATTATTGCGCTGAGACGAGCAGTAAAGCGCCATCGGGAGAGACGGGAGAGGCAGAAACGAGTCTTCAGGATGTCTCTTCTCATCATCTCCACGTTCCTACTTTGCTGGACTCCCATAACTGTGCTCAACACCATCATCCTGAGCACTGGGCCCAGTGATTTGACTGTCCGCCTCCGCCTGGGCTTCCTGGTGATGGCCTACGGAACTACCATCTTTCACCCGCTCCTCTATGCCTTCACTCGGCAGAAGTTCCAAAAGGTTTTGAAAAgcaagatgaagaagagggtGGTGTCTGTAGTAGAAGCTGACCCTACGCCAAACAATGTGGTCATCCGTAACTCATGGATTGACCCCAGGAGAAACAAGAAGGTCACCTTCGAGGACACGGAAGCCAGACAAAAATGTCTATGCTTGCAGGATGCAGAGTAA